The Salmo salar chromosome ssa19, Ssal_v3.1, whole genome shotgun sequence DNA window catcaggcctccagtgcgccttcccgttccagagcttccggcgacggtccccagtccagagcttccggcgacggtccccagtccagagcttccggcgacggtccccagtccagagcttccggcaacggtccccagtccagagcttccggcaacggtccccagtccagagcttccggcgacagttcacagtccggaatctcctgagacggtccacagtccggaacctccagctccatggccggagacttcccctgcgccgatgcccagtccaagcacggcgtccagtcctgctccatggccggagtcttcttctgcgccggtgctcagtccagatacggcgtccagtcctgctccagggcaggagcctcTCTCTgagccgatgcccagtccaggcacggtgttcagtccagctccaaggacggagccttcccctgcgccgatgcccagtccaagcacggcgtccagtcctgctccatggcaggagccttcctctgcactgATGTCCAGTCCAGAtctggtgtccagtcccgctccatggcaggagcttTCCTTGAGACCGAGGTCGAGGCCAGGCACAGTGTTCAGCCCGGGTCCATGGCTGGATCCATGAGATGAACGGGTTCTtcggcccgcaccagagccgccaccaaagCTGGCGGATCCACGAGCTGagcgggttcttcgtcccgcaccagagccgcccctGATGCTGGCGGATCCGCTGGATGAGTGGTGTCtttgtcccgcaccagagccgccaccgacactaatcacaccccctaccctccccatttggtttcaggttttgcggccgcagtccgcacctttggggggggggggggggcactgtcacgctctgaccataGAGaaccattgtttctctatggtatagtaggtcagggcgtgactagggagCGATTTGGTATATGGATGTCTATGTTGTATTCTAGTtgattatttctatgtgggtattCTAGTTTTCATATTTCTAGGTTGGTGTgcttgatatggttcccaattagagacagctggttatcgttgtctctaattggggatcatatttaagacgCATATTTTCCACCTCTgttttatgggatattgttttgagttagtgcacgtaGCACCTCTTAGTTACGGTTCGTTGTTTCGTTGTTTCTTTGTTGTTTTGTGCGTTTGTAATATTATATATGTGGAAGCCATAtcgcgctgcaccttggtccgatatTTATTCCAACGATCGTGACAAAGGTGTACTGTCAAAGGTTGTTTGTTTTGCTTCTTATCCAAGTGTTTTTTTAGTAACAAACAGATTACACCTTCAAGAGTGAGTGAGCGAGCTAGAtcatgtatttgtgtgtgagtgcatgcatgCAAGCGAGCGATAGAGTATTTCTGCTGATGCTCCTTCTGCGTTCCAATTCTCTACCCTTCAGCcttaagtgtgcacttgttcacttgcTGCATTTAAAAATAAAGCACTGGTGTGAAAGTTGTGGAAACTCCCTCTATTCCATGCTTACACCAATTCAATGCTTTGAAATGGGTGAGTGTGGGGAGGGGTGCAGGAGCGCTCACTGCGTGGGACTTGGAACATAACACCCATGTTGTGCTTCTCTCACCAGTGGTGGAGACAGGGGATATATCCAGGCTCTCCTCACAGTCCACGCTTTCCTCCCCAGAGAAGTCATCTGTCTCTTCGGGGTCACAGGTTCCCAAAGACTTCATGCGGGCTTGAGCCATCCTCTGTACGGCTGTGAaaccacacaggcagacagacagacagaatgacagacagacacaggcacagaAAAGAGGGTAATAGTTTTTAGAACCAAAACAGTTTTAAGATCAGCTATGCCAAAAATGCCAAACTGTACTTAAGTATGCAGCCACAGAAAGAAATGGACGCACAGACAGATCGGGACACGAGACTTAATGCAAGGCTTCAGGTATTTCTAATAGTAAATATACTATATTATAAGGAACGGGtcatgtgagcgtgtgtgtgatgTTGCCTGTCTGCACTGCAGCTGTGTGCCCCATCCTATAATCCTGGATGATCCAGAGCAGTGGAGACTCACAGCTGTCTCTGCCCCTAATCTCACAACAcccacacgttcacacacacgttcacttacacacacacacgcacacacacaaacaaacccaacacacacacctcatgatTAAGCCATTTCCACTTAAAACCCTTTCAGTCAAGACGGATATAGACTAATCCCAGGCCAGAAAACATGGCTACAGACAGGAAGTGGTTTCCTCAACTCTCCCAAATGCTTTATGGGTCACTGATGACATAATAAGATGATGGATAGTCAACCTACCTTTGAGTGATGGAGGCTGGTACACATGCGCATTGATTTTCTTGGTGAGGACGCCATTTTCCCCAATGACCCACTATGCAGGTAAAGAGAAAAACAATGTCAAATCTACaaaggcacactattccctatgtaaggcactactggccaaaagtagtgtgcAATATAGGGATCAGGGTGCCATTTAGGCTGCATCAGACTAATTCACTGCACATCCAACACATGGCATAAGAAACTTTGTCCTCAAATGAAAACTGAGACAACCACAACAGATTGTCACATAATGCAATGGTCTTCACACCTGGTTCTTGAGAGCCACAAAGTGTGCAGACTTTAGTTACAGTCCAACATTCACACACCTGATTCAAGTAATCAAAGTTTTGATAAgacatgtacagatgtaggatcttcatttgatcaccctgttgcagtagaaccttcctgcaatgcaggaatattaaaacttgtagtgtatttgaggtttaaaaaggcttctgatgtttgtaatttccactttgaaatttcagacttgattttcccttatgatAAATGTATCAACCACTACAGAAATGTCCATAGAGTCGATGTGCATGCTCgcagaaatctaattagcataatacaaaaatccgcATCAAAATCAGTTTTAAGATGCAGATATCTATTTGCATGGGCTGCgcctcaatccaccacatccaccaATGCGGTGGAAGGTGAACGAActacagtggtgtttgtcagaccccccccccccaaaaaaaaaatattctcacGAAAACaaatggtttggcctacaaaactaATATGACCAATatggaaagataagactctcacgaacacgatggtgtccATTTTGCTTGTCTGAAGGTAGCCCGGTACTAGTGTACAACATTTATGGaagtgtacagtgagggaaaaaagtatttgatcccctgctgattttgtacgtttgcccactgacaaagaaatgatcagtctatcattttaatggtaggtttatttgaacagtgagagatagaataacaacaaaacaatccagaaaaacacatgacaaaaatgttataaattgattagcattttaatgagggaaataagtatttgacccctctgcaaaacatgacttagtacttggtggcaaaacccttgttggcaatcacagaggtcagacgtttcttgtagttggccactaggtttgcacacatctcaggagggattttgtccaactcctctttgcagatcttctccaagtcattaaggtttcgaggctgacatttggcaactcgaaccttcagctccctccacagattttctatgggattaaggtctggagattggctgggccactccaggaccttaatgtgcttcttcttgatccactcctttgttgccttggccgtgtgttttgggtcattgtcatgctggaatacccatccacgacccattttcaatgccctggctgagggaaggaggttctcacccaagatttgacggtacatggccctgtccatcgtccctttgatgcggtgaagttgtcctatccctttagcagaaaaacacccccaaagcataatgtttccacctccatgtttgacggtggggatgatgttcttggggtcataggcagcattcctcctcctccaaacacggcgagttgagttgatgccaaagagctccattttggtctcatctgaccacagcactcacccagttgtcctctgaatcattcagatgttcattggcaaacttcagacggggatgtatatgtgctttcttgagcagggggaccttgcgggcactgcaggatttcagtctttcacggcgtagtgtgttaccaattgttttcttggtgactatggtcccagctgccttgagatcattgacaagatcctcccgtgtagttctgggctgattcctcaccattctcatgatcattgcaactccacgaggtgagatcttgcatggagccccaggccgagggagattgacagttcttttgtgtttcttccatttgcgaataatcgcaccaactgttgtcaccttctcaccaagctgcttggcgatggtcttgtagcccattccagccttgtctaggtctacaatcttgtccctgacatccttggagagctctttggtcttcgccatggtggagagtttggaatctgattgattgattgcttctatggacaggtgtcttttatacaggtaacaaactgagattaggagcactccctttgagagtgtgctcttaatctcagctagttacctgtataaaagacacctgggagccagaaatctttctgattgagagggggtcaaatacttatttcccccattaaaatgcaaatcaatttataacattttttaaatgcgtttttctggattttctgttgttattctgtctctcactgttcaaataaagctaccattaaaattatagactgatcatttctttgtcagtgggaaaacttacaaaatcagcaggggatcaaatacttttttccctcactgtatatggagGTAGTTTAGTGCCCAAATTCTTTATTTTAATATGGGTCAAAAAATAGCAAAAAATACTTCCTGATCGTTCTTAtacctctcagatataggacagacactttaaaaCATAACTTATTTTGATGTATTTTTCCACTATCTGTTATTTCAtgagtgaatctgttattcaaagtgtttctatgggctaaatgggtcctaaaattcataatcaaatagctaaatgatcttaaaacaattccatatgttagtttagtagaacccacccccctcctcctgtTTTAGATTCAGGATTATTTTCCTATTGtagcaaattaagatcctacatctgtactagtTTTAAACGGGTGTGATAGAGCTGGGCTTGATCAAAAATCCTGCACAACCCATTGCTCTCCAGGACAAGGGTTGGGGGACCGCCACTGACATAATGTAATTGAATGCTGTGGTTAGTACTTCAAGGACTGCATGTAGGTTTAGTGGTGGGATAGTTCTTTCAGACATTTAAGGTGGTGCTGTTTTACCTGGAAATTGTCGTTTTCCTCCTCAGGAGATGGTTGGTCTGTCAAACGGAATAGCGTAGCGGGTGTTGGTCTCCGCCTCCGAATCTGAACAAAAGTGAAAGCATTTGTTTGGATTCAATTTCTCAAACTGCTTACGGGTGAATCCTAACTTCCACCTCATTCCAATTTTCATTTAATTGACAATGCATGACCAAGTGAAAATTTGAGTGACCAACTACTGTTCTGTAGTAGTGAACGAGACAAGGCATGCCAGCCCGTGATAAAACACGATTCTGAAATTTGGGCCCTGGATTGTCCAAAATCAGGATTACATCATGTTGAAAATGCACGTCCTGGTTTATGAGTCTTGCTGGGATCGAGATAGCCGGATTACAGTTCCCTCCACTATTTTGCTTTATTTCCTTATCCTCAGCCTCTGTAATCTTGTGCTTTTTCCACCACAGCCTAATCCTGGCTGTTCCTTCCCTCATCTGATGCACTTCCAGTTCTCTTCACAAATACTCTTGGACAATCTTACAGCCTCTCCCCCTGTTCTTtagtcagacaggcagacagtcacGTGGTCCCGTgtcgctcagttggtagagcatggtgtttgcaacaccagggttgtgggttcgattcccacgggggaccagttcaggaaaaaaaatgtatgaaatgtaagtcgctctggataagagcatctgctaaatgacgtaaatgtaactcTCATGCACTCATTTCAAGTCCAGTCTACATCCATTGCTGTCTCACTTGCCTGCTGCATCTCCCTCCCTCATACATGCTGTATCCACTGACTCTCCTCCTGACCTGGCCAAGGGGAAGAGCTGGTGGAGGAAGGAGAGTACACATAAAAAATACTTATACTATGGTCTAAATACTCTAGTGTTATTACAtttatatactatagtattcattgtagtgtttttgcagacatgactgtagtatactatatttaccatagtgtttttgcggacatgactagtatactgtagtgtttttgcagacatgactgtagtttATGGTAGTGTTTGAGGACATtaatgtagtatttactgtagtgtttttgccgacatgactgtagtatttacacagacatgactagaatactgcagtgtttttgcagacatgactgCAGTACTTACTAAAGTGTTTTTGAGGACATGAGTAGTATATTGTAGTAACACCTGCCgactagggttagctaaaatggcaTGGAGTATGGTTTATTTAAAAGGAGATACAGAAAGGTGCAGATAATAACAGTCAAAAACAGCAATGAATATAATTAATGGAAATAATCAATGTCAAAATGCAAATGAAATAAGCATATAAATGGGTAAAGCTATATAGCAGGAGTTACTACAATACACTAGTCATGTCCACAAAACACGTACAGTCATGTCCGGAAAAACACTACAATGAATTCTACCGTATACTAGACATGAATACTATAATATATTAGacatgtccgcaaaaacactacagtgaatactacaataAAGTCAGCAGAAACACTACAATGATTACTAATAGTATATAGATTTACTTAGACCATAGTATACATTTGTATTTCTTCCTGTGGGTTAGCTGTAAATGTAACAGGACTACAATTTtttcttttacctttatttaactaggcaagtcagttaagaacaatttcttattttcaatgacagcctaggaacactgggttaactgccttgttcaggggcagaacaacagatttttaccttgtcagctcagagattcaatcttgcaacctttcggttactagtccaacgctctaacctctacgctacctgccgccccaatggaAATTATTCTCGACAAATGTTTAAATGCATTGTATCCACATTTGTGGTTGTACTGTGTTTTTaaatagtcaaataaaataaatcaagggatactacagtgtggagTATACTATAATATTTTATAGTAAGCACTACACGATTGAAGGGGAACCTCAGGAAATCATTGGCAGGAGCTCCCCAAGGACAGTACATTCAAATCAAAACAGCATTGACCAAGCTAGCTAGCAGTCCAATCGATCAAAAAATTCTAAAGTAAGCATTACAGTGTGTAGTACAGTATTCTACACAGTATACTTTCTAAAGTAAGCACTACATGATCAAGGGAtattacagtgtgtagtatagtattctacagtacacTCAAAAATATTATAGCAAGCACTACACGATCAAGTGATACTAAAGTGTGTAGTGTATAAGTATCCAATATACTACAAGATTCTATAGCAAGCATGACACGATTGAAGGAtattacagtgtgtagtatagaattATCCAGTATACTACAAAATTCTATAGTAAGCACTACACGATCGAGGAGGATATTACAGTGTGTAATATAAttgtaacgatgtacgctgagaaacacaaacaacgcaccgacatgaaacagagtcaataacacctgaggaaagagccaaggggagagacagatatagggaagataatcaaggaggtgatggagtccaggtgagtgtcatgaggcgcaggtgcgcgaaacgatggtgacaggtgcgcgagacgatggtgacaggtgtgcaggaCCTGATGAccaagaggccggagagggagtatacgtgacaataGTATTTTACATTATACTACAAAATTCTAAAGTTAGTACTCCACATGATCAAGggatagttgtcacgtcctgaccagtaaaggggttatttgttattttagtttggtcaggacgtggcagggggtgtttgtttagagtgtttcggggtttgttgggctatggtattatgtaagaggggtgttcgtttagagtgttccggggtttttggtctatgttctaggttagtgattttctatgttcagtctagttttctacttctatgtttagggttttttgattgaccttcaattggaggcagctgttcctcgttgcctctgattgaaggtcctatgtataggggtgtttgtgctatgggatttgtgggtagttatttcctgttttgtgtctgtgcacctgacaggactgtttagtggtgttcgttgttttgtatacgtgatttgtttgtttttccttcttttgatttaataaagaagatgagtatacacgttcccgctgcaccttggtccaatccttacgacacccgttacattAGTACAGTGTGTAGTATGGTATACTACAAAAGTCTATAGTAAGCACTACACAAtagagggatactacagtgtagaGTATAAGATtttacagtttactacagaattctatatCATTCTATAGAAAGTTCTATGGTAAACTGTAGTATTCTTTTTATGTGGGTAGGAGGCCAGAACTGAAGGGCATCACTTTAaattcccctccttctcctcacaACTAgtctgcagtctacagtctacatGGTAGCCTCGAGAGCCCAGGTTTCAGATGGCCACGCAAGACAACTGTCAAGATGATGTGCAATTCCACCAATATTGCTACGTCGATATATGTTAAGTAGTAGTAATATAATGTACCGCAGTGGGCTTATTGAAGCTAATTGGAGTAACTTTGAAGTTACGAAAAGGATACAGATGTTATTCAGTTATTGGGTTGACTATACAATTCCTATTGGTTAATTGACAGAGCATGTGACTTTATTTTAGCGTATTTAAACCCCCTGTTTTTGTGTTCCAGGTGGCCAACTACAGGAAGTGAACGCAGTCCGGTGGCATGGTGGCGCCTTGTGTGAGAGAGCGCGTAGCCGATATGtttggtgagagcacatggttaATGGAGATGTGCTGTAGTGAATACattctgagaaaataaaatgcATACCTGCCTGCTGGACTATGTTGCTTCCTGTACCCCTTTGTTTGGTTAGTATATTTGTTCTGTGATTTTAAGTAGCATGGTTTTAAGAgtaaaaaaatccagaaattgATATTGGGATGAAGCGTAACTGAATTGAGAAATGGCTATAACGAAATGTGCTGACGCCATGACGTAAACCATGCCTTACAAAATAAATGTTAAACGGTCTTTTGTGTTCTGCCTCTGCTTCACGCTGCCTGCTCAATCACAAACCTAGAACCTGTCACTTATCCACCTTGTGATACTTACATTCAGCAATATTTCCAAGGCAACACATTCACTACCCACGTGTCAATTGAAACATTGGTCTACTATACTAACATCTATTTTTAGAACGCTATATCTCACTTCAATCACTCAAATTAATTAAATTATGATATACAGTTGAGCTGTTGAACTCAGTAATATCCAGTGCTGAAAATGATTCGAGATAACGATAGAATGGGTATCCACTATTCATGTCTATAAATGTCCATTCTAGTTTATTTTTCTAGGTTTTATTTATTCCTCACCAAAAGAAAACAAGTGAAATACTAAACAGtacataattatatatattttttttttaaatgctaaaAACATTGCAGGTGAGTTGGAAACCCAAAAGGGATTTAatgaaaaccacaccacaaaAAAACAATATACAAATCTAAGTTTTAAAGTGTTCAAACAGTAAATGTACCTCACATACTCAGTATACATTAAAAAGAACATATTTGATTATGTGTGTGAGAGTTAGACTACATGGAGGAGACAACTGGGTAGTTTGGTTTATCAGGAGTCTACCCCTAGTCTACGCTTGAAGTTGAGGGATGTTGTTTTGGCAATGTGAAGATAGGAATTGCAGAGTATGGAACCTCATATCTGATAGAGAA harbors:
- the LOC106579370 gene encoding protein phosphatase 1 regulatory subunit 1B, coding for MDADAKDKERKTKIQFSVPSAVPLQLDPRQVEMIRRRRPTPATLFRLTDQPSPEEENDNFQWVIGENGVLTKKINAHVYQPPSLKAVQRMAQARMKSLGTCDPEETDDFSGEESVDCEESLDISPVSTTGSRVNSEGRIAHFLHLRVPHGEEEEELDDEEKREKGGPRRTKKKGE